One window from the genome of Paramisgurnus dabryanus chromosome 22, PD_genome_1.1, whole genome shotgun sequence encodes:
- the ccl32b.3 gene encoding C-C motif chemokine 32b.3: MKPTICLPFCVTLILICLNAVTSQHSSSCCLKTNNNKIHMRRVKDYRIQKAGICPIDAIVLMTVKGKEKCFDPKSDWAKNVMKTVDERKTRTTQNPKASPDQRQKKNGRKGRKQRKNKKT, encoded by the exons ATGAAGCCGACGATCTGCCTTCCTTTCTGCGTGACGCTTATCCTGATTTGTCTCAATGCAG TAACAAGCCAACATTCTTCAAGCTGCTGTTTAAAGacaaataacaacaaaatacaCATGAGAAGAGTGAAGGATTATAGGATCCAGAAAGCAGGAATTTGCCCGATCGATGCCATTGT CTTGATGACAGTAAAGGggaaagaaaaatgttttgatCCAAAGTCAGACTGGGCCAAAAATGTCATGAAGACGGTGGATGAAAGGAAAACGCGGACAACACAAAACCCAAAAGCCTCGCCGGACCAACGTCAGAAGAAAAATGGTAGAAAAGGCCGTAAACAGAGGAAGAACAAaaagacataa